The following proteins are encoded in a genomic region of Neorickettsia risticii str. Illinois:
- the bcp gene encoding thioredoxin-dependent thiol peroxidase, with product MNTLEVDDLAPSFCLPSSMGGMVSLQDFLGKAGLVVYFYPKDDTPGCTQEAKDFKEHIAEFKELNVVVIGISKDNLRAHKNFSTRYALPFHLLSDESTETIQKYGAWVEKSMFGKKYYGVERSTFVVDLNGKVRKLWRKVQVSGHVKEVLDFCKSDQFRHAS from the coding sequence ATGAACACTTTGGAAGTGGATGATCTAGCTCCCTCTTTTTGTCTCCCTTCAAGTATGGGTGGAATGGTAAGTCTGCAGGACTTTTTAGGGAAGGCTGGTCTTGTAGTTTATTTTTATCCGAAAGATGATACTCCAGGCTGCACTCAGGAAGCAAAGGATTTCAAGGAACACATCGCGGAGTTTAAAGAGCTCAATGTTGTTGTTATTGGTATATCAAAGGACAATCTCAGGGCACACAAGAATTTCTCCACAAGGTACGCCCTACCTTTTCACTTATTATCTGACGAATCAACAGAAACCATACAAAAGTACGGAGCTTGGGTAGAGAAATCCATGTTTGGGAAAAAGTACTATGGAGTAGAACGCAGTACCTTTGTCGTGGATCTGAATGGAAAGGTTAGAAAATTATGGAGAAAAGTACAGGTATCGGGACACGTTAAGGAGGTTCTAGACTTTTGTAAGAGCGATCAGTTCAGGCATGCATCTTGA
- the gyrB gene encoding DNA topoisomerase (ATP-hydrolyzing) subunit B: MSNTDYTADSIKVLKGLEAVRKRPGMYIGDTDDGSGLHQMVYEVVDNSVDESLAGYCTAIEVVIDVDGSILVKDNGRGMPTDMHGEGVSAAEVIMTQLHAGGKFDQSSYKVSGGLHGVGVSVVNALSDWLKLTIYRDGKIHFAEFRNGETVRSLSVTGECGDKTGTLVHFLPSRSTFKNTTEVSFSTLENRFRELSFLNPGLEVSLLDMRKGGSTGKVIFFSSGGTEEFVAYLDRSKQPIHPSPIRILGGVDSIVMDISIQWNDSYYENVLCFTNNIKQKDGGTHLAALRSAMTRVMHNYIVKENLIKKEKVVVSGEDVREGLTAILSVKLPDPKFSSQTKEKLISSEVKPVIEKVVSDALASWLEENPSAARVIAKKVVESALAREAAKKARDLTRRKGGLEITTLPGKLADCQEKSPELSELLIVEGDSAGGSAKQGRDRKTQAVLPLRGKILNVEKTRFHKVIGSAEIGNLIAALGTSIGEEEFNIDKIRYHKVIIMTDADVDGLHIRTLLLTFFFRYARPIVERGYLYIAQTPLYKVMRKGTDVYLRDDAALEEYLLERIIKGKELIGANGEVYTGQALKRIVQQCLVLSKILEKFDYRIPLEILEVVFLCGETADPQLLAERVALTSFGTWTVVREDSSLFFERTFQGLRNRYEYSPLFVSEDIEKMAKIREAISDIFYPGFARFNNKEYYSVLAFVRDADSAARAGMVLQRFKGLGEMNPEQLWSTTLDPSNRTIFKVTIEEAAVADQMCSMLMGDAVGPRRDFIVNNALNASNIDV, encoded by the coding sequence TTGAGTAACACGGATTATACAGCAGATTCGATAAAGGTATTAAAGGGTCTTGAAGCCGTTCGGAAAAGACCCGGGATGTATATCGGGGACACTGATGATGGATCCGGGTTGCATCAAATGGTGTATGAAGTTGTTGATAATTCCGTAGATGAATCCCTTGCGGGTTATTGCACTGCGATAGAGGTTGTCATTGATGTTGATGGGTCGATCTTAGTTAAGGACAACGGGCGCGGTATGCCTACGGATATGCATGGAGAAGGGGTGTCTGCAGCCGAGGTGATTATGACGCAACTACATGCTGGTGGGAAATTTGATCAGAGCAGTTATAAAGTATCTGGTGGTCTTCATGGTGTCGGTGTATCGGTAGTAAATGCCCTTTCTGATTGGCTGAAGCTGACAATCTACAGAGATGGTAAAATTCACTTCGCGGAATTTAGAAACGGTGAAACAGTACGCTCTTTGTCTGTTACTGGGGAGTGTGGTGATAAAACTGGGACATTAGTTCATTTTCTTCCGTCTAGGAGTACATTTAAAAACACGACAGAGGTTAGCTTTAGCACTCTTGAGAATAGATTTAGAGAGCTGTCGTTTCTGAACCCTGGACTAGAGGTTTCCCTGCTTGATATGAGGAAGGGTGGTAGTACAGGAAAGGTAATTTTTTTCTCTTCGGGTGGTACTGAAGAGTTTGTTGCTTATTTGGACCGAAGCAAGCAGCCTATTCACCCGAGTCCAATCAGGATCTTGGGTGGAGTTGATTCCATTGTGATGGACATATCAATTCAGTGGAATGATTCTTATTACGAGAATGTACTTTGCTTCACAAACAATATAAAGCAAAAAGACGGTGGCACACACCTTGCTGCGCTTAGGAGTGCGATGACAAGGGTTATGCATAACTACATTGTCAAGGAGAACCTGATTAAGAAGGAAAAAGTTGTTGTGTCCGGTGAGGATGTAAGGGAGGGTCTGACCGCAATTCTCTCTGTTAAGCTTCCGGATCCAAAATTTTCCTCTCAAACTAAGGAGAAACTCATCAGTTCTGAGGTCAAGCCTGTAATAGAAAAAGTAGTCAGTGATGCATTGGCAAGTTGGCTCGAGGAGAATCCTAGTGCTGCAAGAGTGATTGCAAAGAAGGTAGTCGAGTCTGCTCTAGCAAGAGAGGCAGCAAAAAAAGCACGGGATCTGACGCGTAGAAAGGGCGGACTGGAAATAACAACCCTTCCAGGGAAGCTTGCCGATTGTCAAGAAAAATCTCCTGAGCTCTCAGAATTATTGATTGTTGAGGGTGATTCAGCAGGAGGCTCGGCAAAACAAGGTAGGGATAGAAAAACTCAAGCTGTTTTGCCATTAAGAGGAAAAATTCTTAATGTTGAGAAAACGCGATTTCATAAGGTTATAGGTTCAGCGGAGATAGGAAATTTGATAGCTGCTTTGGGCACTAGCATAGGAGAAGAGGAATTTAATATTGATAAAATCAGGTACCACAAAGTCATCATCATGACAGATGCTGATGTTGATGGTCTGCATATTAGGACGCTTTTGCTGACGTTTTTTTTTCGTTATGCACGCCCGATCGTTGAGCGCGGGTATTTATATATTGCTCAAACGCCGTTGTATAAGGTGATGAGGAAGGGCACAGATGTTTATCTCCGTGATGATGCAGCTCTTGAGGAATACCTGCTGGAGCGCATTATAAAAGGCAAAGAGTTAATAGGTGCCAATGGTGAGGTATATACCGGTCAAGCATTGAAGCGCATCGTACAGCAATGTTTGGTTCTCTCGAAAATTCTTGAAAAGTTTGACTATAGGATACCATTGGAGATTTTGGAAGTGGTTTTTCTGTGCGGCGAAACGGCCGATCCTCAGCTTCTTGCTGAAAGGGTAGCTCTTACCTCTTTTGGTACTTGGACTGTTGTTCGTGAAGATAGTAGCTTGTTTTTTGAGCGCACTTTCCAAGGGTTGAGAAATCGGTATGAGTACTCTCCACTTTTTGTGTCTGAGGATATCGAGAAAATGGCTAAAATCCGTGAGGCTATTAGTGATATTTTTTACCCCGGTTTTGCAAGATTCAACAATAAAGAGTACTACTCTGTTCTTGCTTTTGTTAGGGATGCAGATTCAGCAGCCAGAGCTGGCATGGTCTTACAAAGGTTTAAAGGTCTAGGTGAAATGAATCCGGAACAGTTGTGGTCCACCACCCTTGATCCCTCTAACAGAACAATTTTTAAGGTGACTATAGAAGAGGCAGCCGTAGCCGATCAGATGTGCTCCATGTTAATGGGTGACGCCGTTGGTCCGCGTAGGGACTTTATTGTCAATAATGCGCTCAATGCAAGCAATATAGATGTGTGA